A single genomic interval of Terriglobus albidus harbors:
- a CDS encoding sigma-70 family RNA polymerase sigma factor, which translates to MEQKKTSWRAFETEAVLESRYDQLLHWGILLTRGDAGEAREIVHDLCLYLILTKTDFNRISNQDGYLYTSLRHVYLSRMTRASREALRFVSIGDFDNVHFALSGRDRSGSVLIQNDLRTICGYSVWRKEASKGFSYFILHFFHGYFPREIAEIACLPVSAIYNKLKSARTELKEHLSAPDKVRPIKQGSLPLPRQSPIVVPTPELFQELRETILQARRGACLPEEDLLAYYEIDAPVPIPCELLSHIVSCQRCLALIDRHFRRPTLKDRDALDGFDRVLNMQHLAQGGTDRKSVKVMFETMRREKERIYHHRPQSLFIAVNTRVVAFHDVQGIQSALSIRLEYSEQPNCVEVFSEQQIRLAMIAIDSLPPDGPERLTQQTLLSDTRRLELNLSFDGLGLQCEVVYSDPEASTGIQDAMEELRPSTLQALVGTDQPSWIKKLISTLVPSPAMAWGLALAFVACAGAYFMSYIHQPRLDASAVLNQAVAMEAAKMAGATRHQTMNLIETTSDGLVLRGIVETWQEGQTGRHIRRLYDLHHHVIASEWKDKNGRSGVSIAPSNTEIDAPARQLAMNDLWKQDLSSADFRALGGKSIRVSVVNGEYKLSATMEDDNKPRLLSAVLVLDSHLNAVGEELYLHKDSPIRELQLLQTGQDYQPSSNVPDSVFSNEEEGMGGSPVDKGDASMRDRSKPNTNTQLVQLEIGALYELNQMGADIGDPIDVVRAPDGRIRIYGTVADNARRSQLLARLETLPNQQLLTIQLNSQSSLRSAAPSAPKSTVPTTSVYSVTRTEAPSEVVLKQYFESKGWTGDREKSAVSQFSQEAREHAQRALQRAYALNRLGTSFTARELSAANPAYQRQWARMASAHAFALEIELSALNDQLSRIIPDDHESLPAHGGEYANIDDPATLARATERLLHKTQELSRIIGGAFASGVVKSADRNGEPLLTHARNSIPLREAAAIVSFTQRLSHLDAHEVRPSDSKGPLRHRDEQ; encoded by the coding sequence ATGGAGCAAAAGAAGACAAGCTGGAGGGCCTTCGAGACAGAGGCCGTCCTCGAGAGCCGCTACGATCAGCTCCTGCATTGGGGGATTCTACTGACCCGCGGCGATGCAGGCGAGGCACGCGAAATTGTTCACGACCTGTGTCTCTACCTCATCCTGACAAAGACGGATTTCAACCGGATCTCCAATCAGGACGGGTACCTCTACACCTCACTTCGCCACGTTTATTTATCACGCATGACTCGAGCCTCTCGCGAGGCTTTGCGTTTTGTGAGTATTGGAGACTTCGACAATGTGCACTTCGCCCTTTCAGGACGAGACCGTAGCGGATCAGTCCTAATCCAGAACGATCTCCGCACAATCTGTGGCTACTCGGTTTGGAGAAAGGAGGCATCGAAAGGCTTCAGCTACTTCATCCTTCACTTTTTCCATGGATACTTCCCTCGGGAAATCGCGGAGATTGCCTGCTTGCCGGTGTCTGCCATCTACAACAAACTGAAAAGTGCTCGTACGGAGCTGAAGGAACATCTTTCTGCACCGGACAAAGTGCGTCCAATCAAGCAGGGCTCCTTGCCCTTACCCCGCCAGTCACCAATTGTCGTGCCCACGCCGGAGCTCTTCCAAGAGCTCCGCGAGACGATCCTTCAAGCAAGAAGAGGGGCCTGCCTGCCGGAAGAAGACTTGTTGGCATATTACGAAATTGATGCCCCCGTCCCAATCCCTTGTGAGCTGCTCTCCCACATCGTCAGCTGCCAACGGTGTCTCGCACTCATCGATCGTCACTTCCGACGGCCGACATTGAAAGATCGCGATGCGCTTGATGGTTTTGACCGAGTCCTCAATATGCAGCACCTGGCGCAGGGCGGTACAGATCGAAAGAGCGTCAAGGTCATGTTTGAGACGATGCGCAGAGAGAAAGAGCGCATCTATCATCATCGGCCGCAAAGCCTATTCATTGCAGTAAATACACGGGTAGTAGCCTTCCACGACGTTCAGGGGATACAAAGCGCGTTGTCGATTCGCCTTGAATATTCCGAACAGCCAAATTGTGTTGAGGTATTCAGCGAGCAACAGATTCGTCTCGCCATGATCGCGATCGACAGTCTGCCTCCTGATGGCCCCGAGCGGCTTACGCAGCAAACCCTTCTTAGTGATACGAGAAGACTGGAATTGAATCTTTCCTTTGATGGTCTCGGCCTACAGTGTGAGGTTGTGTATTCCGATCCGGAGGCCTCGACAGGCATACAGGATGCGATGGAAGAGTTGCGGCCTTCTACGCTTCAGGCGCTCGTTGGCACGGATCAACCATCGTGGATCAAAAAGCTAATTTCCACGCTGGTGCCATCGCCGGCGATGGCATGGGGTCTTGCCCTCGCGTTCGTAGCGTGTGCAGGTGCATATTTTATGAGCTATATCCATCAACCGCGACTTGATGCCTCCGCTGTTTTGAACCAGGCCGTTGCAATGGAAGCGGCCAAGATGGCCGGGGCGACAAGACATCAGACGATGAACCTGATCGAGACAACTTCAGACGGACTCGTCCTTCGGGGTATCGTTGAGACTTGGCAGGAAGGCCAGACGGGGCGCCACATCCGGCGGCTCTATGATTTGCACCACCATGTCATCGCGTCCGAATGGAAAGATAAGAACGGAAGATCCGGAGTATCGATCGCCCCGTCAAATACGGAGATCGACGCTCCCGCTCGTCAGCTGGCCATGAATGATCTATGGAAACAAGACCTCTCTTCCGCGGACTTCCGTGCACTCGGCGGAAAATCCATACGAGTATCCGTGGTCAACGGGGAATACAAGCTATCCGCAACAATGGAAGACGACAATAAGCCTCGTCTGTTATCAGCAGTACTTGTGCTCGATAGTCACCTGAATGCGGTCGGTGAAGAGTTATACCTCCATAAGGATTCGCCGATCCGTGAGCTGCAGCTGCTACAAACAGGTCAAGACTACCAACCATCTTCCAACGTTCCAGACTCCGTCTTCTCTAACGAGGAAGAGGGTATGGGAGGAAGCCCGGTCGACAAGGGTGATGCTTCCATGCGCGACCGATCGAAGCCAAACACTAACACGCAGTTGGTGCAATTGGAGATTGGAGCACTCTATGAGCTCAACCAGATGGGAGCCGACATCGGTGATCCCATCGACGTTGTCCGCGCACCGGATGGGCGGATACGCATCTATGGAACGGTTGCGGACAATGCGCGTAGGTCGCAGTTGCTGGCGCGATTGGAGACATTGCCGAATCAGCAACTTCTGACCATTCAATTAAATTCACAGAGCTCTTTACGCAGCGCAGCTCCTTCGGCGCCAAAAAGCACAGTTCCCACCACAAGCGTATATAGCGTCACGCGTACCGAGGCGCCATCAGAGGTTGTTCTGAAGCAATACTTCGAATCCAAAGGTTGGACGGGAGATCGCGAAAAGTCTGCCGTTTCGCAGTTTTCGCAAGAAGCTCGCGAACACGCTCAGCGTGCATTACAGCGTGCCTATGCCTTGAATCGTCTCGGAACAAGCTTCACTGCGCGTGAATTGAGCGCAGCAAACCCGGCGTACCAGCGACAATGGGCCAGGATGGCTTCAGCGCATGCATTCGCGCTGGAAATTGAGCTAAGTGCACTCAATGATCAGCTGAGCAGAATAATACCGGATGATCACGAATCGCTCCCGGCGCACGGCGGAGAGTATGCGAATATCGACGATCCGGCAACTTTGGCACGTGCCACCGAGCGACTACTGCACAAGACACAGGAGTTGAGTCGTATTATCGGCGGTGCGTTTGCATCTGGCGTAGTAAAGAGTGCTGATCGGAATGGTGAACCACTTCTAACTCACGCAAGAAATTCCATTCCGTTGCGGGAGGCCGCAGCAATCGTTAGCTTTACTCAACGCCTTTCTCATCTCGATGCACACGAAGTCAGACCCAGTGACTCTAAAGGCCCGTTGCGGCATCGCGATGAGCAATGA
- a CDS encoding zinc-binding dehydrogenase, whose translation MTDDTQPGVWSPARGFEEMNEALESLKIRPVIDAVYAFDDAQKAYEHLYRGAFGKIVIRVSK comes from the coding sequence TTGACGGACGATACTCAGCCCGGGGTATGGTCACCGGCCCGCGGCTTCGAGGAGATGAATGAGGCTCTCGAGAGCCTGAAAATACGTCCTGTGATCGATGCGGTGTATGCATTCGACGACGCTCAAAAAGCGTATGAGCATCTGTACCGTGGAGCGTTCGGGAAGATCGTGATCCGGGTCAGTAAATAG
- a CDS encoding CBS domain-containing protein produces the protein MKVREVMTSNPICCVPEDTAQHVAKLMCEQNVGALPVVADQQSRTLTGIITDRDLCCSVIAQGLDPKNTTIQRYMRQNPVACRDGENLEHCEDAMQKHQIRRVPIVDGEGRCIGIVAQADLALKDRSERVSKTVAEISRSRSVAA, from the coding sequence ATGAAGGTGAGAGAAGTGATGACATCCAATCCCATCTGTTGTGTTCCGGAGGATACCGCACAACATGTGGCGAAGTTGATGTGCGAACAGAATGTTGGAGCACTCCCTGTAGTTGCAGATCAGCAATCCCGCACGCTGACAGGGATCATTACCGATCGCGATCTCTGTTGTTCGGTCATTGCTCAGGGCCTCGATCCTAAAAACACGACCATCCAGAGATATATGCGTCAAAATCCAGTAGCCTGCCGCGACGGCGAGAACCTGGAGCACTGCGAAGATGCGATGCAAAAGCATCAGATTCGCCGCGTTCCTATCGTTGATGGCGAGGGCCGTTGTATCGGCATCGTCGCGCAGGCCGATCTGGCCCTCAAAGATAGATCAGAGAGAGTATCGAAGACGGTAGCGGAGATCTCCAGGAGCCGGTCTGTAGCGGCATGA